In a genomic window of Nostoc sp. UHCC 0870:
- the rpsB gene encoding 30S ribosomal protein S2, whose translation MPVVSLAQMMESGVHFGHQTRRWNPKMSPYIYTSRNGVHIIDLVQTAHLMDDAYNYMRSQAEQGKKFLFVGTKRQAAGIIAQEAARCGSHYINQRWLGGMLTNWATIKTRVDRLKDLERREENGALDLLPKKEASMLRREMTKLQKYLGGIKTMRKVPDVVVIVDQRREYNAVQECQKLSIPIVSMLDTNCDPDVVDIPIPANDDAIRSIKLIVGKLADAIYEGRHGQLDAEEDYEDYEGGEEDYEYDESDYAESAPDGEEGA comes from the coding sequence ATGCCAGTAGTTTCATTGGCTCAAATGATGGAGTCAGGAGTTCACTTTGGGCATCAGACCCGACGCTGGAATCCTAAGATGTCTCCTTACATCTACACATCTCGCAATGGTGTACACATCATCGATTTGGTGCAAACAGCCCATTTGATGGATGACGCGTATAACTATATGCGATCACAAGCCGAGCAAGGTAAAAAGTTTCTCTTTGTTGGCACTAAGCGGCAAGCAGCAGGTATTATCGCCCAAGAAGCTGCCCGTTGCGGTTCTCACTATATTAATCAACGCTGGTTAGGTGGAATGCTCACCAACTGGGCAACCATTAAAACCAGAGTAGACCGCCTCAAAGACTTGGAACGTCGGGAAGAAAACGGTGCATTAGATTTATTGCCGAAAAAAGAAGCATCTATGCTGCGTCGTGAAATGACAAAGCTACAAAAATATTTGGGCGGCATCAAAACAATGCGGAAAGTGCCTGATGTGGTGGTAATTGTAGACCAACGTCGGGAATATAACGCAGTTCAAGAATGCCAAAAACTGTCTATCCCCATCGTGTCGATGCTGGATACAAATTGTGATCCAGATGTAGTAGATATTCCCATTCCAGCGAATGATGACGCTATCAGATCAATTAAATTGATCGTTGGTAAATTGGCAGACGCAATTTATGAAGGTCGTCACGGTCAGCTAGATGCAGAAGAAGACTACGAAGACTACGAAGGCGGCGAGGAAGATTACGAATACGACGAAAGTGATTATGCTGAGTCTGCTCCCGACGGAGAAGAGGGAGCATAA
- the tsf gene encoding translation elongation factor Ts, whose translation MAEISAKLVQELRQKTGAGMMDCKKALKENDGDIEQSIDWLRKKGIASAGKKSDRIAAEGLVETYVQPDGKVGVLIEVNCQTDFVARNDAFKALVKNLAQQAATADSVESLLAQPYIENNSVTVDEFIKQTVTNLGENIQVRRFVNFAIADTPGVVDSYIHTGGRVGVLLEVNSQSEAAATNEEFRALARNAAMQVAACPNVEYVSVDQIPAAFVNKEKDIEMGKDDLANKPENIREKIVQGRIEKRLKEMTLLDQPYIRDQSISVEDLMKQVKAKVGEDISARRFVRYILGEGIEKQESNFAEEVAAQMGAK comes from the coding sequence ATGGCGGAAATATCTGCAAAACTCGTCCAAGAGCTACGCCAAAAAACTGGTGCAGGCATGATGGACTGCAAAAAAGCCCTGAAAGAAAATGATGGCGACATCGAACAATCTATAGATTGGCTACGGAAAAAAGGCATCGCCTCTGCGGGTAAAAAAAGCGATCGCATTGCGGCGGAAGGTTTGGTGGAAACCTACGTTCAGCCTGATGGCAAAGTAGGCGTACTCATCGAAGTCAACTGTCAAACAGATTTTGTTGCCCGTAACGATGCTTTTAAAGCTCTAGTTAAAAATCTAGCCCAGCAAGCAGCGACTGCTGATAGTGTTGAGTCTTTGCTAGCTCAACCTTACATCGAAAATAACAGCGTTACCGTAGATGAATTTATCAAGCAAACAGTTACTAATTTAGGTGAGAATATTCAGGTACGTCGCTTTGTGAATTTTGCCATCGCCGATACACCAGGAGTAGTCGATAGCTACATTCATACTGGTGGTCGAGTTGGTGTGTTACTCGAAGTGAATTCTCAATCGGAAGCAGCTGCTACTAATGAAGAATTCCGAGCATTGGCTCGCAACGCAGCAATGCAAGTTGCAGCTTGTCCCAATGTGGAGTATGTCAGTGTAGACCAAATTCCTGCCGCGTTTGTCAACAAAGAAAAAGACATCGAAATGGGTAAGGATGACTTGGCTAACAAACCAGAAAACATCAGAGAAAAAATCGTTCAGGGACGAATTGAAAAACGCCTGAAAGAAATGACTTTGCTAGACCAACCTTACATTCGCGACCAAAGTATTTCTGTAGAAGACTTAATGAAGCAAGTGAAGGCTAAAGTCGGCGAAGACATCTCAGCACGTCGCTTTGTTCGCTATATCCTAGGCGAAGGCATTGAAAAGCAAGAAAGCAATTTTGCTGAAGAAGTTGCTGCTCAAATGGGTGCGAAATAG